ATCTATCCACCATTCCCGTTCAATGCGCTCCGGCCCATCCGCCTTTTTAACGGTATAGACTTCCCCTTTATAGCGAAATAACAATGGTGGATAATCGGGAATAGGTGCTGTAACCAAAATAGGTTCTGGTATGCTTAACAAACGCGTGGGCCGGGGTCTTTCAGTTTGCCAGTCAACAGTGGCTACTTCCTGGACTGAATTGGCAGTTTTCATGGAGCGCTCAGGCCAATAATGTGCTGCTGGCAAATAACGGGAAATATCACAGCTGGGATCTCTGCTTTTTAGACGATCCAATAATTCGGTCACCATGGGATTATCAAGTCCAATGCAATTGCCCCATAAATTCTCCTGCACAGGATCGGCCTCTTCAACCTTGGGTACCTCCAAGATAAACAGTTCAATACCCAATGCAGGTTCTATCTGTGCGATTTTCAAGGCAAATAACTGAAACAAGTGATGTTCATGCGCTGTCGCCCGATTGGTTCCGATGTTGATCTGTTCGATTTTTCCGTCAATACGGTGACATTGTAATACAGCCTCCCGTACACCTTTGCCTTCCCCGATCAGGCGTTTACAGATTGCATGTAAAAGCTGCTGGAGGGCGAGCTCAATACCTTCGGCTGTACGGATCGGTTCCAGACTGGGCAAACGTTCTTCATAGGGAAAGATTGGCTTTATGGAAATGATAAATTCATCTTCATGCCCAATAGCCTGATCCAAGCGGAGAAGCAAATGATTTCCGAAACGTCGGCGCAATGCTGTACGTGGCATGGCCGAAAAACTTCCAATTGTTTTCAAGCCAAGGCTTTGCAATCGTGCTAATACAGCGGCTTCCAGTCGAAGTGCCTGGGCTGGCAAAGTCAATAAGGCATCAAAGTGCATATCTGCCTTTAAAATACTGCTTTCCTTTCCGAAACGGGCTATTGCCCAAGCAGCACCGACGGTATCTGCAATACACATCTGCACATCATAGCCATGTTGCTTAAACCTGGAAACGATATGCTGTACATAAGATTCTTCTCCACCCCAGAGGTGGGAACAACCACTGATATCCAAAATAATTCCTTCAGGCAGGTCTATCGCTACGACAGGTGTATACCTGATACACCAATGTGCAATGCTATGGAGCAATTTTTCCTTTAATCCCGGACGTTCATTGATCACTTTTAAGGAGGGGAAAAATGCCTTTGCATCGGCAATGGCCAAACCTGGATATATACCTTCCTCTTCAGCCAGAGGATTACTGGCACTGACGATCAGCTTTCCATGGGTAGAAATCGCCAATACAAAAGGTATTCCCCTGAGCTGGGGATGCCCAACAGCCATCCAGTCTGTTTTTAGATGGCGAAACCACAAGGAGGCAAATCGCTTTTTCATGCCAATCCCTGGTTATGATAAGATGGTGCCCAACCTTCAATCTCTTGCCTTGTTTTAGCAACAGGCACAAAGTCGCCGGCAGTCCATGTCATCTGCCATCGCCCCGGATTTCCGTTCCGGACTTTCAACAAAGCTATATCCCAACTTGGGTAGCCAATTCCCGGCAATCCACCTTCCAATTGACTCGGCAGCGAGCTAATTTTCCATCGTGCTGCACAGGCAGTTGCTCCCAGTAACTTTGGGTTGTGCTGTAGGATAAATCCCGTCACTGCACTTTTCTCCACGGCCAACTGCAAGCGTCGCGACTGTACAAAGTCCAAATGATGTATCTCCGCCAGTACAGCCGTTATCCCTTCACATTTTAGGGCCTCTTCCATCGCCCATAAAACATCCTTTTCCCGTCCCATACGAACGAAAATGACATTTTCAGGAACAACACCAAACGATTTCAGGGCCGTGGGAAATAGTGTATGAAAGCAACTTATCCAAATGCAAATCCCACCATTACACATCAGCTTGCCCAACAATCCACTGATAAAACCACAAGAAACAGCTCCCCCTACCCGATCAAAACTAACAAATTCGTGAATCACTCCTCTTGGGAAAATTCCATTGGGGAAAGCCTCCTCCAATGGACCAAGGCCCATCGGAAGTACATCGGCCGATTTTTGTGGTACTCCCTGCCATACCAGCAGGTCCTTTTTCAATTGGCCGATTAAAGCTTTTTTTTCTGTTAATAACATAGCCACCTCCGTCTTAAAGTTTAAGCAAATTTAATACTAATAATTTTAGTATTAAAACGAATTTGCTATGTTTTTTAGCTTTTCAGAATTTATAAATAAGGATAAGCCTTCTTTTCGATTCCAAAAGAACTTACATTTCCATTAGAAATCATTCAGAAATTGCTGAATAACATCCTTCTTTCTCGTCGCTACAGGAATCATTTTGCCATCTGCCATCTCCAACTGACCATCCTTAAAATATTTTTTAATATAGTTTGCGTTGATCAGATAAGATTGATGACATCGGATAAACTCTGTTTCGGGCAACATGGTTTCGAAGTGTTTCAATACTTTAGAAACCATCATAGGCTTGTTGTCCTTGATATAAAATGTGGTATATCCCTTGTCGCCATGGCAATAAAGCACATCGTCAATATTCACAATCTGTGTATATTCAAAAGTGCGCAAGGCAATTTTTTTGGGTTTATTAGGCGCCTTCAGATAGCTCTCTGCCATATTTAACTGCATGCTATTGAATCGATATTCGGTATTCTTTTTATAGCATTTTTCAATCGCCTCTATAAATTGATCGGGCACCAACGGTTTCAACAGATAAGCAATGGCACCGATATTAAGAGCTTCAATGGCATATTGATTGAATGCTGTAATAAAAATCGTATTGATATCCAATTTAAGTTCAGAGAGAAAAGATAAGCTCGAACCATCTTTCAGCTGAATGTCAGCCAAAATTAAATCGGGGTTGGTTGCCAGTAGTTCCCGCTCAGCCTGTGCAATGGAAGGGCTGTAACCAACGATTTGAACATAAGGGATGCTATCCAAAAGTGACTTTATATACAAGTATATATTATACTCATCTTCAAGAATATAAACTTTCATAATATTGATTTTTTAGTTAAAATATAAAACAAGCGGAATATAAATTTCGACTTTATAACCACGCAGATCATCTCTATAGTTTGGTGTTATTTCAATCCGTGCTTCCGGTTCAGCATCCACAAACAAAAGCTCCAGACGTTCTTTTGTAATGATCTGCGATAAGGACGTCTTATGGGGAACCTGTTCCTTAGATACCTGCATCCCCCATCCATTGTCACAGATGCTGACATGCAGTTGATTTTCATGTGTACGGAAAGAAATCTCCAGTTGTCCCATATAAGGTAAATTCTTAAACGCATGCTCAATGGCGTTTTCCACAAATGGCTGTATAATCATCGGTGGAATCATAACATCATCCAGATCCAGATCCTCGGTCTCAATCTGAAAGCCAAACACATCCTGATAACGCATCTGCTGTAAAAGTATATAATTATTTAATGATTTAATTTCCTGATCCAATGAAATATATTCTTCCCTATTCAATTCGAGAATATCACGGATCTGACGTGATAATAAGAGCAGATATTGATTAGCCTTTGCCTTTTGTTCGCTACTGATCAATCCCTGTAGGTTGGCGATGGCATTGTATATAAAATGTGGATTTAATTGGTTTTGCCTTGTTTTTTGTTCTAAAATAAGCTGCCTATTCTCCGCAAGAATACGTTGATTGATATTTTGCAGTAATTTCTGTTTGTTTCTGAAATAGATAAAAAATGCGATACTGAATACCAGCGCAAATAGAATAACAAATATCCAACGTTGTTGTACCAGTATCTTATGATTAAATGTGTTTGTTGTTCTTAACAGCGTAATCGCCTGATCCTTTTTCTCCGTTTGGTATTTTGTATTGATATCGTTGATTTTCTCAGCTTCGATCCGCTGTGTACTCAGTTGATAATCTTGAAAAGTTGAATCCAAAGCAAAATAGGCTCGTTCATAATCTCCTTTTGACGCATAGGCTAATTGCAGATTTTTATAATAAAACATTTTATTATGCTTAATCTTATGTTTTTTAATAAATCGGAGACCGGCATTAAAATAAAATATGGCCGAATCCACTTGATTATTGTTCAGGAAATTCTTACCAAGATTTGCAAAAATATATGCATTGAGGGTATTGGATGCTTCTAGATAATTGAAATACTTCTTGGACGCTTCTATTGCTTTGGGATTATTATTAATACTAAAATAATATTGCGACTGTAAGTCATACATCCGCATGATGATGGCCGAGTCCTTGGTTGCATTTGCATAGTGTTTACAACTGTCCAAGGTACCTTTTAGTTTCTCATAATCATGCAAAGCAATATATTGCATAAACTTCATTTCCTGATAGGCCTGAGAGACATGTGCGTTGGATTTATTAGGATGATAATGATACCAGGACTCGACATCTTTCAAAGCCTCTCGATATTTTGCCTGTCGGTATTCCGCATTAGCCAATAGATTATAGAACAGAAAGGTAAACACACTTTCATGTGCTAAAGCGTACTCTTTGGAATCAATAATCTGCTCCATCATCGTTCCGCTGGTTACATCATGAAAACTAAAATTAGCACGGATTTCCAAATAATCCTTTAAAACAGCCAAATCCGAAGATAATTTTTGTCCTTCCAGATTTTTTAAAGCGATTTCGACGGAATCAATATTGTCATCCAATAAATATTCGTAGGCCAACAGAATCGAACTGTAAGAAGAATGCTCAAAATAGCCATCTTTAAGCAGTTCATTTCTTTTCTTGTTTACAAGGGCTGCACTCCTGAAATCCTGTGTCGAAAGATAGCTCAACATCACATTCTCATAGCTCAAGTCAAGAGAGTCGTTGGCTACGACCGTAACCTTCTGCGCATCTTGGGGCTTATTCTGATGACAAGAAAATAACTGGATCAGCAGTAAAATCACGATAAGACAGTAAAACGCTCCAGTTCTATATAATTTCATCAGAATATCTATTAATTCACTTTTGTTCTTCTCCAAAGGTATACTTATGTCCTTCAGTGATTTAAAATAACAATGCCGCTATGATGAGTGCGATATTTTAAACGTTAAGGTATAGCGCTCAACAGGGTTGCATTAATAAGTAATCGAATATCGGAATATTCCCAACAAAACAATATACCTGAGTTCAAAAATATTTAACTTTCCTGATATTTAAGTATGACTCTTAATGGATTAAAGATACATAGAAACATACTTCTTACGGTTCATCCTAAACAGGTAGGTCTACCATCTTTAATCAGGTTGTTTATAAAAAACCTCGTCATGCGGTCTTATTAACAAACAAATATACAGGATCGAAAAAAGATAAATTAGGCATTTTAACAATCGTACGGGTAGCATCAATATTTGTATTGAATGACCTAGTTTCCGAACCAATAACGCAACTTTGAACTTATTTTAATGACTTAATGTAACAAAAAACCATCATCTTATACTAATACCATACACTAAATATTTTAAGGCATAATGACGAGTAGCTTAATATTGAATTTCATCACCTGGGATGTCAATAGCGACATCTTTACCATACCGATCATCAATCACCCTGTCCGTTGGTACGGCATATTTTGGCTATTTGGAATTACCCTATGCTACAGACTGTTATGGACAATGTTTAAAAAGGAAGGCCGAGCTGTCGAATTTTTAGATCAGCTTAGTATCTATGTTGTCCTGGGCACAATTATAGGCGCACGTTTGGGGCATGTCTTATTTTATGATCCCTCGTATTATTTCAACAATCCGCTAAAGATCTTCGCTATATGGGAAGGAGGTCTTGCTAGTCATGGTGGTGGCATTGGTATTTTGGTCGCTATTTTCTTGTTCGCGAAGAAGCAGAAACTTCCCTTCCTTTGGGTCGCAGATCGAATCGCATTGGTGGTCCCTATTGCAGGAGCGTGTATCCGCCTGGGTAATCTAATGAATTCGGAGATGATCGGTACACCAACAAACATGCCCTGGGCTTTTGTCTTTACTTCTATTGATCAAATACCACGACATCCGGCTCAGTTATATGAAGCGTTGTTTTGTATCATACTATTCCTGTTACTGCGTTATCTCTGGACAAAACCAATCCTAAAAAACAACATTGGAAATTGCTTTGCTTTATTGTTGATCCTGTTGTTCTCTTTTCGATTTTTAGATGAGTTTCTAAAACTCAATCAGAAAGACTTTGAGAATTCATTGTTCATTAATATGGGACAGCTACTGAGTATCCCATTTATACTTATCGGATCTGTCTTACTTTTCATCAACAGTAGGAGAAAAACACAACAGCTGTTGCAAACCAAAAGTTAGTCAAGCAGGAATCGATTGTATTATTTTAATGCACTATTTGAGAATACCAGACTGAAAGGCAACTTTAACAAGTTCTGCCGTATTTTTCACATTCATTTTTTCGATCAAACTTTGTCGATGGCCCTCTATTGTGCGTTTGCTCAAAAAGATTTTGTCGGCAATCTCCATATTCGTAAAACCGTCCGCGATCAACTTCAGTACTTCCAGTTCGCGTTCACTGATATCAAAGTCTGGTAGCGAACGGTTTGGTAAATCCGTGTAATTTTCACCAGAAATCACCTGATCAAGCAGCGCCATACTGATTTCTTCACTTATATATTTACCACCATTAGCCACATGGTTGAGTCCAAAAAGAAGTTCGTTATAATCCACATTTTTAAGCAGATAGCCCGAAAGGCCATGCTCAAATCCTTCAACAACATAATGAATCTGATTCAACATCGAGAGGATAACAACCTTAATGGACGGATACTTCGCTTTGATCACACGCAATAGCTCCATACCATCCATATGATCCATACTGATATCCGTTAAGATAATATCGGGCAATAATTCGTTGCTCAGGAGTTGTAGCGCCTCATTGCCATCCGAAGCCTCTCCAATGACAACAAAATCCTCCTGAGACTCCAATAACAATTTAATACCATTACGTACGACCATATGATCTTCAACCAACAGTATCTTAACCTTACTCATCTTTTGCAATATTTAATAAAAATTATCTTTCTTCTTCATCCGAATAGTATGCTACTATGGAGTTTAGTTGCATTTTTTTACCTTGGAAAGATCAGGAAACCTCTTGTACCTCCAGCTACCCACCTGCCTTCTTTCCAAACCGGTACATACTGATAAAGATACAAAATTCTCAGCAAGAAGCCTCTGTTCGGTTTAAATTTTAAGGAAAGCATAAGTAGGATCTGGAAAGGGAACAATATTTGTTTTAAACTAAATAGCATTTTATTTTTTTGAAACTTTATGATCCGTTCCGACAAAGATATTTTAACCATACTCAGAACCGCATCGGTGGCCTGCGCGATTTATGATAGCCCTGAGCTGCATATATCCTATGCCAGCGCAAGAATGCTCCAGCTATGGAATTGTGATGAAACTGTCCTTGGACAGCGTCTGGAAGATCGTATTCAACAGGATGATCTCCTAGCTACTGTCTCCAAATTAAAACAGGTATGGTTTAGCCAGAAAAGCCTACTAGAGGAAAATATATCAATCAGGATTGATTTGGAAGGGCAATCCGATAGCTATAACTGCAGCATGAAATACCAGCCCCTTTTCAATGCAACAGGAGAAGTGTATGGCATCTACCAGGAAATAAACATTATTCCCGACCATATTTCGATCGTACAGCAGTCGGATGAAAAGAATAGCATTGAGCAAAAACTTCTTGAAGATCTACTGACTCCAAAATACAGTCTGGAAGGCAACATTCATGCAGTCACCAGTTTAAATAAATATCCATTACCGGGCAGGGAATCCAAAAATTTAAACCAAAAGCTAAAAGTTGCACTAAAAAAAATTATCGAAAGCGAAGAACATTATCATTTTGCGCTACAATCTGCCGAAATGGGAACCTGGAATCTAAACTGCAAGAGCTACATTGTACACTGGGATGAACGTACACGTGAGCTCTTTGGCTTTGCCAAGGGTGAGACTGTTCCTTATAGCGAGGTTTTACGCTATATACACCCCGAAGATAGAAACAGAATAGATCGGGAAGTTAAAAAATCATTGAGTTATCAAAATAAGGGTGTTTATGATGTACAGTTTCGTACCATTGGTGCCGAGGATCA
The window above is part of the Sphingobacterium sp. ML3W genome. Proteins encoded here:
- the lgt gene encoding prolipoprotein diacylglyceryl transferase, with the protein product MTSSLILNFITWDVNSDIFTIPIINHPVRWYGIFWLFGITLCYRLLWTMFKKEGRAVEFLDQLSIYVVLGTIIGARLGHVLFYDPSYYFNNPLKIFAIWEGGLASHGGGIGILVAIFLFAKKQKLPFLWVADRIALVVPIAGACIRLGNLMNSEMIGTPTNMPWAFVFTSIDQIPRHPAQLYEALFCIILFLLLRYLWTKPILKNNIGNCFALLLILLFSFRFLDEFLKLNQKDFENSLFINMGQLLSIPFILIGSVLLFINSRRKTQQLLQTKS
- a CDS encoding histidine kinase, whose translation is MKLYRTGAFYCLIVILLLIQLFSCHQNKPQDAQKVTVVANDSLDLSYENVMLSYLSTQDFRSAALVNKKRNELLKDGYFEHSSYSSILLAYEYLLDDNIDSVEIALKNLEGQKLSSDLAVLKDYLEIRANFSFHDVTSGTMMEQIIDSKEYALAHESVFTFLFYNLLANAEYRQAKYREALKDVESWYHYHPNKSNAHVSQAYQEMKFMQYIALHDYEKLKGTLDSCKHYANATKDSAIIMRMYDLQSQYYFSINNNPKAIEASKKYFNYLEASNTLNAYIFANLGKNFLNNNQVDSAIFYFNAGLRFIKKHKIKHNKMFYYKNLQLAYASKGDYERAYFALDSTFQDYQLSTQRIEAEKINDINTKYQTEKKDQAITLLRTTNTFNHKILVQQRWIFVILFALVFSIAFFIYFRNKQKLLQNINQRILAENRQLILEQKTRQNQLNPHFIYNAIANLQGLISSEQKAKANQYLLLLSRQIRDILELNREEYISLDQEIKSLNNYILLQQMRYQDVFGFQIETEDLDLDDVMIPPMIIQPFVENAIEHAFKNLPYMGQLEISFRTHENQLHVSICDNGWGMQVSKEQVPHKTSLSQIITKERLELLFVDAEPEARIEITPNYRDDLRGYKVEIYIPLVLYFN
- a CDS encoding response regulator transcription factor, producing the protein MSKVKILLVEDHMVVRNGIKLLLESQEDFVVIGEASDGNEALQLLSNELLPDIILTDISMDHMDGMELLRVIKAKYPSIKVVILSMLNQIHYVVEGFEHGLSGYLLKNVDYNELLFGLNHVANGGKYISEEISMALLDQVISGENYTDLPNRSLPDFDISERELEVLKLIADGFTNMEIADKIFLSKRTIEGHRQSLIEKMNVKNTAELVKVAFQSGILK
- a CDS encoding Error-prone repair protein ImuA is translated as MLLTEKKALIGQLKKDLLVWQGVPQKSADVLPMGLGPLEEAFPNGIFPRGVIHEFVSFDRVGGAVSCGFISGLLGKLMCNGGICIWISCFHTLFPTALKSFGVVPENVIFVRMGREKDVLWAMEEALKCEGITAVLAEIHHLDFVQSRRLQLAVEKSAVTGFILQHNPKLLGATACAARWKISSLPSQLEGGLPGIGYPSWDIALLKVRNGNPGRWQMTWTAGDFVPVAKTRQEIEGWAPSYHNQGLA
- a CDS encoding LytTR family DNA-binding domain-containing protein — protein: MKVYILEDEYNIYLYIKSLLDSIPYVQIVGYSPSIAQAERELLATNPDLILADIQLKDGSSLSFLSELKLDINTIFITAFNQYAIEALNIGAIAYLLKPLVPDQFIEAIEKCYKKNTEYRFNSMQLNMAESYLKAPNKPKKIALRTFEYTQIVNIDDVLYCHGDKGYTTFYIKDNKPMMVSKVLKHFETMLPETEFIRCHQSYLINANYIKKYFKDGQLEMADGKMIPVATRKKDVIQQFLNDF
- a CDS encoding DNA polymerase Y family protein, yielding MKKRFASLWFRHLKTDWMAVGHPQLRGIPFVLAISTHGKLIVSASNPLAEEEGIYPGLAIADAKAFFPSLKVINERPGLKEKLLHSIAHWCIRYTPVVAIDLPEGIILDISGCSHLWGGEESYVQHIVSRFKQHGYDVQMCIADTVGAAWAIARFGKESSILKADMHFDALLTLPAQALRLEAAVLARLQSLGLKTIGSFSAMPRTALRRRFGNHLLLRLDQAIGHEDEFIISIKPIFPYEERLPSLEPIRTAEGIELALQQLLHAICKRLIGEGKGVREAVLQCHRIDGKIEQINIGTNRATAHEHHLFQLFALKIAQIEPALGIELFILEVPKVEEADPVQENLWGNCIGLDNPMVTELLDRLKSRDPSCDISRYLPAAHYWPERSMKTANSVQEVATVDWQTERPRPTRLLSIPEPILVTAPIPDYPPLLFRYKGEVYTVKKADGPERIEREWWIDKGEHRDYYAVEDEKGQRFWLYRSGHYDDSLPNQWFLHGFFA